A window of the Peromyscus leucopus breed LL Stock chromosome 22, UCI_PerLeu_2.1, whole genome shotgun sequence genome harbors these coding sequences:
- the Prss57 gene encoding serine protease 57, producing the protein MAPGTGRWGCLVLEVAAALTQLTRPPGCCGSRIIGGHEVTPHSRPYMVSVSFEGRHHCGGFLLHVCWVVSAAHCFRDRDLSTGLVVLGTHALLKVEPTRQVFSIAALVQHPSYQPATQANHICLLRLNGSAFLGPAVRLLRLPRRGARPPLWGRGAVVSGWGFTSDFEEPPRALMEAEVRVLDLSVCNRSWQGQLSPAMLCTRSGDRRRRGFCSADSGGPLVCGSRAHGLVSFSGLWCGDPKTPDVYTQVSAFVAWIWDVVRRSSSPCSVRDV; encoded by the exons ATGGCGCCAGGGACTGGACGCTGGGGCTGCCTGGTGTTGGAGGTGGCCGCTGCCCTGACACAGCTCACGAGGCCCCCTG GTTGCTGTGGATCCCGGATTATCGGGGGCCATGAAGTGACACCACATTCCCGGCCCTACATGGTCTCTGTGAGCTTCGAGGGCCGTCACCACTGCGGAGGCTTTCTGCTCCACGTCTGCTGGGTAGTGTCAGCTGCCCACTGCTTCAGAGACAG GGACCTGTCCACTGGCCTGGTGGTGCTCGGGACCCACGCACTGCTCAAAGTGGAGCCCACACGACAGGTTTTTAGCATTGCAGCTCTTGTCCAGCATCCCAGTtaccagccagccacacaggccAACCACATCTGCCTGCTAAGG CTGAACGGCTCGGCCTTCCTCGGCCCGGCTGTCCGCCTACTGCGCTTGCCACGGAGAGGGGCCAGGCCACCCTTGTGGGGACGCGGTGCCGTGGTGTCCGGCTGGGGCTTCACGTCTGACTTTGAGGAGCCTCCACGGGCGCTGATGGAAGCCGAGGTGCGCGTGCTGGACCTGAGCGTCTGCAACCGCTCCTGGCAGGGCCAGCTGAGTCCTGCCATGCTCTGCACCCGCAGCGGGGACCGCCGGCGGCGTGGCTTCTGCTCG GCAGACTCTGGGGGGCCCTTGGTCTGTGGGAGCCGGGCCCACGGCCTTGTCTCCTTCTCAGGCCtctggtgtggtgaccccaagaCCCCGGATGTCTACACCCAAGTGTCGGCTTTTGTGGCCTGGATCTGGGACGTGGTTCGGAGAAGTTCCTCCCCTTGCTCTGTGAGGGATGTTTGA
- the Palm gene encoding paralemmin-1 isoform X3 produces MEVLATDTAFQQERLQAIAEKRRKQAEIESKRRQLEDDRRQLQYLKSKTLRERWLLEGTPSSASEGDEDMKKQMQEDEQKTRVLEESIARLEKEIDVLEFGESAPAAPKENATAPSPARPPSASPAKEEQKSDAVVNSQQTPLGTPKENRMTSTPVRTPGGSTMMKAAMYSVEITVEKDKVTGETRVLSSTTLLPRDPLPQGVKVYEDETKVVHAVDGIAENGIQPLSSSEVDELIHKADEVTLSEAGSTAGPAEPRGLTEEATRTTPSRREITGVEAQPGEATSGPPGIQPGQEPPVTMVFMGYQNVEDEAETKKVLGLQDTIKAELVVIEDAATPREPAPLNGSAAELPDAKEENQTGPSATPSDAQDLDMKKPRCRCCSVM; encoded by the exons ATGGA GGTCCTGGCGACAGACACTGCGTTCCAGCAGGAGCGACTCCAGGCCATCGCA GAGAAGCgcagaaagcaggcagagatCGAGAGCAAGCGGAGACAGCTAGAGGATGACCGGAGACAGCTGCAGTACCTCAAG tccAAGACCCTGCGGGAACGCTGGCTGCTGGAGGGGACGCCGTCCTCAGCCTCTGAGGGCGATGAGGATATGAagaagcagatgcaggaggatgaACAAAAGACTCGGGTCCTGGAGGAGTCCATCGCCAG GCTCGAGAAAGAAATTGATGTCCTGGAGTTTGGAGAGTCAGCCCCAGCCGCCCCAAAGGAGAACGCCACAGCCCCCAGCCCGGCCCGGCCCCCCTCTGCAAGCCCAGCCAAGGAAGAGCAAAAGTCGGATGCCGTGGTCAACTCTCAGCAG ACACCACTGGGCACCCCGAAAG AAAACCGCATGACCTCCACGCCGGTGCGGACTCCGGGGGGATCCACCATGATGAAGGCAG CCATGTACTCGGTGGAGATCACGGTGGAGAAGGACAAGGTGACCGGGGAGACCAGGgtgctctccagcaccacactgcTCCCCCGGGACCCACTCCCTCAGGGCGTGAAAGTCTACGAGGACGAAACGAAAG TGGTGCATGCCGTGGACGGCATCGCTGAGAACGGGATCCAGCCGCTAAGCTCCTCCGAGGTGGACGAACTCATTCACAAGGCCGATGAGGTCACACTGAGCGAGGCAGGGTCCACAGCTGGGCCAGCAGAGCCTCGGGGACTCACAGAGGAGGCCACCAGGACCACGCCTTCAAGGAGGGAGATCACGGGAGTTGAGGCTCAACCAGGAGAGGCCACGTCAGGCCCGCCAGGCATCCAGCCCGGTCAGGAGCCCCCGGTAACCATGGTCTTCATGGGTTACCAGAATGTGGAAGACGAAGCCGAGACCAAGAAGGTGCTGGGCCTCCAGGACACCATCAAGGCCGAGCTGGTGGTGATCGAAGACGCCGCCACCCCCAGAGAGCCCGCGCCCCTCAACGGCAGCGCGGCTGAACTCCCAGACGCCAAGGAAGAGAACCAGACGGGGCCCTCGGCCACCCCCAGCGACGCCCAGGATCTTGACATGAAGAAGCCTCGCTGTAGATGCTGCTCTGTCATGTGA
- the Palm gene encoding paralemmin-1 isoform X5, which produces MEVLATDTAFQQERLQAIAEKRRKQAEIESKRRQLEDDRRQLQYLKSKTLRERWLLEGTPSSASEGDEDMKKQMQEDEQKTRVLEESIARLEKEIDVLEFGESAPAAPKENATAPSPARPPSASPAKEEQKSDAVVNSQQTPLGTPKENRMTSTPVRTPGGSTMMKAVVHAVDGIAENGIQPLSSSEVDELIHKADEVTLSEAGSTAGPAEPRGLTEEATRTTPSRREITGVEAQPGEATSGPPGIQPGQEPPVTMVFMGYQNVEDEAETKKVLGLQDTIKAELVVIEDAATPREPAPLNGSAAELPDAKEENQTGPSATPSDAQDLDMKKPRCRCCSVM; this is translated from the exons ATGGA GGTCCTGGCGACAGACACTGCGTTCCAGCAGGAGCGACTCCAGGCCATCGCA GAGAAGCgcagaaagcaggcagagatCGAGAGCAAGCGGAGACAGCTAGAGGATGACCGGAGACAGCTGCAGTACCTCAAG tccAAGACCCTGCGGGAACGCTGGCTGCTGGAGGGGACGCCGTCCTCAGCCTCTGAGGGCGATGAGGATATGAagaagcagatgcaggaggatgaACAAAAGACTCGGGTCCTGGAGGAGTCCATCGCCAG GCTCGAGAAAGAAATTGATGTCCTGGAGTTTGGAGAGTCAGCCCCAGCCGCCCCAAAGGAGAACGCCACAGCCCCCAGCCCGGCCCGGCCCCCCTCTGCAAGCCCAGCCAAGGAAGAGCAAAAGTCGGATGCCGTGGTCAACTCTCAGCAG ACACCACTGGGCACCCCGAAAG AAAACCGCATGACCTCCACGCCGGTGCGGACTCCGGGGGGATCCACCATGATGAAGGCAG TGGTGCATGCCGTGGACGGCATCGCTGAGAACGGGATCCAGCCGCTAAGCTCCTCCGAGGTGGACGAACTCATTCACAAGGCCGATGAGGTCACACTGAGCGAGGCAGGGTCCACAGCTGGGCCAGCAGAGCCTCGGGGACTCACAGAGGAGGCCACCAGGACCACGCCTTCAAGGAGGGAGATCACGGGAGTTGAGGCTCAACCAGGAGAGGCCACGTCAGGCCCGCCAGGCATCCAGCCCGGTCAGGAGCCCCCGGTAACCATGGTCTTCATGGGTTACCAGAATGTGGAAGACGAAGCCGAGACCAAGAAGGTGCTGGGCCTCCAGGACACCATCAAGGCCGAGCTGGTGGTGATCGAAGACGCCGCCACCCCCAGAGAGCCCGCGCCCCTCAACGGCAGCGCGGCTGAACTCCCAGACGCCAAGGAAGAGAACCAGACGGGGCCCTCGGCCACCCCCAGCGACGCCCAGGATCTTGACATGAAGAAGCCTCGCTGTAGATGCTGCTCTGTCATGTGA
- the Palm gene encoding paralemmin-1 isoform X4, translating into MVLATDTAFQQERLQAIAEKRRKQAEIESKRRQLEDDRRQLQYLKSKTLRERWLLEGTPSSASEGDEDMKKQMQEDEQKTRVLEESIARLEKEIDVLEFGESAPAAPKENATAPSPARPPSASPAKEEQKSDAVVNSQQTPLGTPKENRMTSTPVRTPGGSTMMKAAMYSVEITVEKDKVTGETRVLSSTTLLPRDPLPQGVKVYEDETKVVHAVDGIAENGIQPLSSSEVDELIHKADEVTLSEAGSTAGPAEPRGLTEEATRTTPSRREITGVEAQPGEATSGPPGIQPGQEPPVTMVFMGYQNVEDEAETKKVLGLQDTIKAELVVIEDAATPREPAPLNGSAAELPDAKEENQTGPSATPSDAQDLDMKKPRCRCCSVM; encoded by the exons AT GGTCCTGGCGACAGACACTGCGTTCCAGCAGGAGCGACTCCAGGCCATCGCA GAGAAGCgcagaaagcaggcagagatCGAGAGCAAGCGGAGACAGCTAGAGGATGACCGGAGACAGCTGCAGTACCTCAAG tccAAGACCCTGCGGGAACGCTGGCTGCTGGAGGGGACGCCGTCCTCAGCCTCTGAGGGCGATGAGGATATGAagaagcagatgcaggaggatgaACAAAAGACTCGGGTCCTGGAGGAGTCCATCGCCAG GCTCGAGAAAGAAATTGATGTCCTGGAGTTTGGAGAGTCAGCCCCAGCCGCCCCAAAGGAGAACGCCACAGCCCCCAGCCCGGCCCGGCCCCCCTCTGCAAGCCCAGCCAAGGAAGAGCAAAAGTCGGATGCCGTGGTCAACTCTCAGCAG ACACCACTGGGCACCCCGAAAG AAAACCGCATGACCTCCACGCCGGTGCGGACTCCGGGGGGATCCACCATGATGAAGGCAG CCATGTACTCGGTGGAGATCACGGTGGAGAAGGACAAGGTGACCGGGGAGACCAGGgtgctctccagcaccacactgcTCCCCCGGGACCCACTCCCTCAGGGCGTGAAAGTCTACGAGGACGAAACGAAAG TGGTGCATGCCGTGGACGGCATCGCTGAGAACGGGATCCAGCCGCTAAGCTCCTCCGAGGTGGACGAACTCATTCACAAGGCCGATGAGGTCACACTGAGCGAGGCAGGGTCCACAGCTGGGCCAGCAGAGCCTCGGGGACTCACAGAGGAGGCCACCAGGACCACGCCTTCAAGGAGGGAGATCACGGGAGTTGAGGCTCAACCAGGAGAGGCCACGTCAGGCCCGCCAGGCATCCAGCCCGGTCAGGAGCCCCCGGTAACCATGGTCTTCATGGGTTACCAGAATGTGGAAGACGAAGCCGAGACCAAGAAGGTGCTGGGCCTCCAGGACACCATCAAGGCCGAGCTGGTGGTGATCGAAGACGCCGCCACCCCCAGAGAGCCCGCGCCCCTCAACGGCAGCGCGGCTGAACTCCCAGACGCCAAGGAAGAGAACCAGACGGGGCCCTCGGCCACCCCCAGCGACGCCCAGGATCTTGACATGAAGAAGCCTCGCTGTAGATGCTGCTCTGTCATGTGA
- the Palm gene encoding paralemmin-1 isoform X2 has product MGWKLSHPSLAKKAGSQCFPSESPDKGPAAPPPRPGSPARGSGEPAPGLACPTSLGLFICSAGLAQGSRDRPGCGGGRGCADRVLATDTAFQQERLQAIAEKRRKQAEIESKRRQLEDDRRQLQYLKSKTLRERWLLEGTPSSASEGDEDMKKQMQEDEQKTRVLEESIARLEKEIDVLEFGESAPAAPKENATAPSPARPPSASPAKEEQKSDAVVNSQQTPLGTPKENRMTSTPVRTPGGSTMMKAVVHAVDGIAENGIQPLSSSEVDELIHKADEVTLSEAGSTAGPAEPRGLTEEATRTTPSRREITGVEAQPGEATSGPPGIQPGQEPPVTMVFMGYQNVEDEAETKKVLGLQDTIKAELVVIEDAATPREPAPLNGSAAELPDAKEENQTGPSATPSDAQDLDMKKPRCRCCSVM; this is encoded by the exons ATGGGGTGGAAGCTGTCACATCCCTCCCTGGCCAAGAAGGCTGGCTCCCAGTGCTTCCCTTCAGAAAGCCCAGACAAAGGCCCGgctgctcccccaccccgccccgggAGCCCCGCCAGGGGCTCAGGGGAGCCAGCGCCCGGACTTGCCTGCCCCACATCCCTTGGCTTGTTTATCTGTTCGGCTGGCCTGGCCCAAGGGAGCAGGGACAGGCCTGGGTGTGGCGGAGGCCGGGGCTGCGCTGACAG GGTCCTGGCGACAGACACTGCGTTCCAGCAGGAGCGACTCCAGGCCATCGCA GAGAAGCgcagaaagcaggcagagatCGAGAGCAAGCGGAGACAGCTAGAGGATGACCGGAGACAGCTGCAGTACCTCAAG tccAAGACCCTGCGGGAACGCTGGCTGCTGGAGGGGACGCCGTCCTCAGCCTCTGAGGGCGATGAGGATATGAagaagcagatgcaggaggatgaACAAAAGACTCGGGTCCTGGAGGAGTCCATCGCCAG GCTCGAGAAAGAAATTGATGTCCTGGAGTTTGGAGAGTCAGCCCCAGCCGCCCCAAAGGAGAACGCCACAGCCCCCAGCCCGGCCCGGCCCCCCTCTGCAAGCCCAGCCAAGGAAGAGCAAAAGTCGGATGCCGTGGTCAACTCTCAGCAG ACACCACTGGGCACCCCGAAAG AAAACCGCATGACCTCCACGCCGGTGCGGACTCCGGGGGGATCCACCATGATGAAGGCAG TGGTGCATGCCGTGGACGGCATCGCTGAGAACGGGATCCAGCCGCTAAGCTCCTCCGAGGTGGACGAACTCATTCACAAGGCCGATGAGGTCACACTGAGCGAGGCAGGGTCCACAGCTGGGCCAGCAGAGCCTCGGGGACTCACAGAGGAGGCCACCAGGACCACGCCTTCAAGGAGGGAGATCACGGGAGTTGAGGCTCAACCAGGAGAGGCCACGTCAGGCCCGCCAGGCATCCAGCCCGGTCAGGAGCCCCCGGTAACCATGGTCTTCATGGGTTACCAGAATGTGGAAGACGAAGCCGAGACCAAGAAGGTGCTGGGCCTCCAGGACACCATCAAGGCCGAGCTGGTGGTGATCGAAGACGCCGCCACCCCCAGAGAGCCCGCGCCCCTCAACGGCAGCGCGGCTGAACTCCCAGACGCCAAGGAAGAGAACCAGACGGGGCCCTCGGCCACCCCCAGCGACGCCCAGGATCTTGACATGAAGAAGCCTCGCTGTAGATGCTGCTCTGTCATGTGA
- the Palm gene encoding paralemmin-1 isoform X1 has product MGWKLSHPSLAKKAGSQCFPSESPDKGPAAPPPRPGSPARGSGEPAPGLACPTSLGLFICSAGLAQGSRDRPGCGGGRGCADRVLATDTAFQQERLQAIAEKRRKQAEIESKRRQLEDDRRQLQYLKSKTLRERWLLEGTPSSASEGDEDMKKQMQEDEQKTRVLEESIARLEKEIDVLEFGESAPAAPKENATAPSPARPPSASPAKEEQKSDAVVNSQQTPLGTPKENRMTSTPVRTPGGSTMMKAAMYSVEITVEKDKVTGETRVLSSTTLLPRDPLPQGVKVYEDETKVVHAVDGIAENGIQPLSSSEVDELIHKADEVTLSEAGSTAGPAEPRGLTEEATRTTPSRREITGVEAQPGEATSGPPGIQPGQEPPVTMVFMGYQNVEDEAETKKVLGLQDTIKAELVVIEDAATPREPAPLNGSAAELPDAKEENQTGPSATPSDAQDLDMKKPRCRCCSVM; this is encoded by the exons ATGGGGTGGAAGCTGTCACATCCCTCCCTGGCCAAGAAGGCTGGCTCCCAGTGCTTCCCTTCAGAAAGCCCAGACAAAGGCCCGgctgctcccccaccccgccccgggAGCCCCGCCAGGGGCTCAGGGGAGCCAGCGCCCGGACTTGCCTGCCCCACATCCCTTGGCTTGTTTATCTGTTCGGCTGGCCTGGCCCAAGGGAGCAGGGACAGGCCTGGGTGTGGCGGAGGCCGGGGCTGCGCTGACAG GGTCCTGGCGACAGACACTGCGTTCCAGCAGGAGCGACTCCAGGCCATCGCA GAGAAGCgcagaaagcaggcagagatCGAGAGCAAGCGGAGACAGCTAGAGGATGACCGGAGACAGCTGCAGTACCTCAAG tccAAGACCCTGCGGGAACGCTGGCTGCTGGAGGGGACGCCGTCCTCAGCCTCTGAGGGCGATGAGGATATGAagaagcagatgcaggaggatgaACAAAAGACTCGGGTCCTGGAGGAGTCCATCGCCAG GCTCGAGAAAGAAATTGATGTCCTGGAGTTTGGAGAGTCAGCCCCAGCCGCCCCAAAGGAGAACGCCACAGCCCCCAGCCCGGCCCGGCCCCCCTCTGCAAGCCCAGCCAAGGAAGAGCAAAAGTCGGATGCCGTGGTCAACTCTCAGCAG ACACCACTGGGCACCCCGAAAG AAAACCGCATGACCTCCACGCCGGTGCGGACTCCGGGGGGATCCACCATGATGAAGGCAG CCATGTACTCGGTGGAGATCACGGTGGAGAAGGACAAGGTGACCGGGGAGACCAGGgtgctctccagcaccacactgcTCCCCCGGGACCCACTCCCTCAGGGCGTGAAAGTCTACGAGGACGAAACGAAAG TGGTGCATGCCGTGGACGGCATCGCTGAGAACGGGATCCAGCCGCTAAGCTCCTCCGAGGTGGACGAACTCATTCACAAGGCCGATGAGGTCACACTGAGCGAGGCAGGGTCCACAGCTGGGCCAGCAGAGCCTCGGGGACTCACAGAGGAGGCCACCAGGACCACGCCTTCAAGGAGGGAGATCACGGGAGTTGAGGCTCAACCAGGAGAGGCCACGTCAGGCCCGCCAGGCATCCAGCCCGGTCAGGAGCCCCCGGTAACCATGGTCTTCATGGGTTACCAGAATGTGGAAGACGAAGCCGAGACCAAGAAGGTGCTGGGCCTCCAGGACACCATCAAGGCCGAGCTGGTGGTGATCGAAGACGCCGCCACCCCCAGAGAGCCCGCGCCCCTCAACGGCAGCGCGGCTGAACTCCCAGACGCCAAGGAAGAGAACCAGACGGGGCCCTCGGCCACCCCCAGCGACGCCCAGGATCTTGACATGAAGAAGCCTCGCTGTAGATGCTGCTCTGTCATGTGA